GCAAATCCATTAAAGGTGCAGTTTTCGACGGGCGTGTTTTTCCCTCTACGTCCGTGAGGGTGTAAAATGTCTCCCACTGGGCGTACTTTTCCGAGTCCGAGATTGATTTGAGATAGGGAGTCCAGTCAATCATTGATGCTGTCTGTTAGTTCGAGAAGGAATCCCGATTAAACTTTCTAATATTTTAATTGTAAGCTAAGTTAGTTCGGACTAAGAAGATTTGGTCACAACTTCCAAGATAGAATAGAGCTAACCAGCTACGGTAAAATTAGGGTTTCGGCTTATCCTCAACTCAGGTTAACTAGGAATAGGCCGATTTATTTTGCTAAGGTTATATTTTGAGCAACTTTTGTCAATTTAGCCACAAACAGAAGCATAAATCGTAGGTGCGTTAGCCAAAGCGTAACGCAGCAATTTAATAATTAAGTTGCTGCGTGGGGTGCAGATTATTAATTTGTTTTTTTGTCAGAGATTATCGCCGCAAACACGCACCCTACAAGAATTTATAAAACTAAAATCAACACAGATAAATGTATTAGTCATGATTTTCTCTATCACAATTTCTTCCATCAATTGCCGATCTCTTTCTTCTCTCAACCGCTTGGATAACCGAGAAATAACCCGTTTAAAGTCATATCCCCCCGTAAGCAAAACTAGCTCGACTTTTGTGCTTTTCTAAGCATACTGCCTAGTCAGGTTAAATAAAACTAAAGCTATTGAGAGAGAAATAAAAATCTACACTTCAACCAAATGAACCCAACTTAGAGAAGATTTAACGCTGTTAAATAAGCGTTTATCGCTAGTGTATAAATTTGCTTGAAATCGTTGAGCTAATACTAGATAATGGGCATCATAAGTAGCAGGAAGATTCAAGGTTTGCGAAATTTCTATTGCTTGGTAATGGAGGTAATGATCTCCATGAAACTGAATAGGTAAATCTAAGACTTCTGTAAGGAGGGTTTGCGCTTCCGTCTCCAAAATTTGACCAGCTTTTTTCAGACGATAAAATACGTTAGTGACTTCGTAACATAATAAAGTTGGTGCAATCACTAAATTTTCCTCGGTCATCCATTTTTGCCAGAGTTGACTGTACATTGTTACAGAAGGTTCAACCGTTGTTAAACGAACTATAAAACTAGAATCAACACAGATAAATGTATTAGTCATTATTTTCTCTATTCACTCACAATTTCTTCCATCAATTGCCGATCTCTTTCTTCTCTCATTTGATGAATAATTTCAGTAACATCGGTTTTAAATGGTTTTCCCTGACGACGTTCATAAATGGCTTTTCGAGTTGCGTCAATTCGTTCTAATGCAATTTCCCAAGAGGGGTGATCTTTGAGTTTTTTTCCTAACAATTCTTGTTCTTCTAGGGACAAGGATTTAATTGCATTAACTAGAGATTCCACGAGTTGAATATTCATTTTTTTACATCTTTGACTAAAATTATCGGTGTTTATGAAGAGTTATTATAGCCTAGCCTTTGAATTATAACAAAGAGACGCAAACTCCGTCGCTT
This Microcystis wesenbergii NRERC-220 DNA region includes the following protein-coding sequences:
- a CDS encoding type II toxin-antitoxin system VapC family toxin, with the protein product MTNTFICVDSSFIVRLTTVEPSVTMYSQLWQKWMTEENLVIAPTLLCYEVTNVFYRLKKAGQILETEAQTLLTEVLDLPIQFHGDHYLHYQAIEISQTLNLPATYDAHYLVLAQRFQANLYTSDKRLFNSVKSSLSWVHLVEV